From one Sulfurovum sp. UBA12169 genomic stretch:
- a CDS encoding sulfide:quinone reductase, with product MDKKMIEESMELIDAHLKEKGISRRDAMKLFGMGGAAMMMGSGVVTEAKAASSSAKGKILIVGGGLAGIATAALLMRSLDEPDITILEPNEKSASYQPGQTLVGAGVWNDADTEYTTADFMPEGVNWIKEKAVEFNPDQNSVKTSGGKEIKYDYMVVAAGLKLDFARLEGLGVTETITSRGDSSAARKVVGQNGIASIYFADGATDTWTQMQKFISEAKSGKKVQGIFTDPDTPIKCGGAPKKIMYLTDARLREAGARENAELTLYPNGDKLFGVPEYNAAMIEQFAQRDMKYNFKHNLIGVDPVAKIATFKKHWLEKGEWDEDLEEYEMIPASEKVQVPYDFMHITPPMIAAEEIAKSPIGSGQGWVPVNQETLQHVKFPNIFALGDIAAVPMGKTGGSARKQYKVVVENLIAVMEGKQELPSKYDGYTVCPLITSIGTVMLAEFNWTGKPTPSFPLDPAQERWIWWLLKVYALKPMTQYGMLSGRA from the coding sequence ATGGATAAAAAAATGATAGAAGAGAGTATGGAGCTTATTGATGCCCATCTGAAAGAGAAGGGGATCTCTCGCCGTGATGCAATGAAGCTTTTCGGGATGGGCGGAGCCGCCATGATGATGGGAAGCGGCGTAGTTACTGAAGCAAAAGCTGCAAGCTCAAGCGCTAAGGGAAAGATTTTGATCGTAGGGGGCGGTTTAGCGGGTATAGCAACAGCTGCTTTACTTATGCGTTCACTTGATGAGCCGGATATTACTATACTTGAGCCAAATGAGAAATCAGCCTCTTATCAACCTGGGCAAACACTTGTAGGTGCCGGTGTTTGGAATGATGCTGATACTGAATATACAACAGCTGATTTTATGCCAGAGGGTGTAAATTGGATCAAAGAAAAAGCAGTAGAATTCAATCCTGACCAAAACAGTGTAAAAACCAGCGGAGGCAAGGAGATCAAATATGATTATATGGTTGTAGCAGCCGGACTTAAACTTGATTTTGCGCGATTGGAAGGTTTAGGTGTGACTGAAACTATCACATCAAGAGGGGACAGCAGTGCCGCAAGAAAAGTAGTTGGCCAAAACGGTATAGCTTCTATCTATTTTGCTGATGGTGCTACTGATACTTGGACACAGATGCAAAAATTTATAAGCGAAGCCAAAAGCGGTAAGAAAGTTCAAGGGATTTTTACCGATCCTGATACCCCTATTAAATGCGGCGGTGCACCTAAAAAGATCATGTATCTTACAGATGCACGACTTAGAGAGGCAGGAGCAAGAGAAAATGCTGAGTTGACACTTTATCCTAACGGGGATAAACTTTTTGGTGTACCGGAATATAATGCGGCGATGATTGAACAGTTTGCTCAAAGAGATATGAAATACAACTTCAAACATAACTTGATTGGTGTGGATCCTGTTGCAAAGATAGCAACCTTTAAAAAGCATTGGCTTGAAAAAGGGGAATGGGACGAAGACCTTGAAGAGTATGAAATGATCCCCGCAAGTGAAAAAGTACAAGTGCCTTATGATTTCATGCATATCACACCACCTATGATAGCCGCAGAAGAGATAGCTAAATCTCCTATCGGTTCAGGACAGGGATGGGTTCCGGTAAATCAAGAGACACTGCAGCATGTGAAATTTCCTAATATTTTTGCATTAGGAGATATTGCAGCAGTACCGATGGGTAAAACAGGCGGAAGTGCGAGAAAGCAATACAAAGTGGTAGTAGAAAATTTAATTGCTGTCATGGAAGGCAAACAAGAGCTTCCGTCAAAATATGACGGCTATACTGTTTGTCCATTGATTACTTCTATTGGTACAGTAATGTTGGCTGAATTTAACTGGACAGGTAAGCCAACACCGTCATTCCCGCTTGATCCTGCGCAAGAGAGATGGATTTGGTGGCTACTTAAAGTCTATGCACTTAAGCCAATGACTCAATACGGTATGCTTTCAGGCAGAGCATAA
- the recJ gene encoding single-stranded-DNA-specific exonuclease RecJ, with protein sequence MYPVLTHEALEKLLKLRFKEGFLSLRDLPLPDTFKDMQKATQRIIHAIQNKEKITIIGDYDVDGVISTTLMRLFFEEIKYPVEWVIPNRFKDGYGLSVNIVSQIKGTDLAITVDNGISAVYAAKLCKEEGIELIITDHHLLAPEIPEAYAIINQKQEECSFPYADVCGAQIAWYLIASLKNTLNIKINMISYMELVSIAIIADMMPLQHINRVMVQVGIKSLCVSTKPAIRAFLEHYQKKVLTSEDIAFFLAPLLNSAGRMEDASYAVDFLSSTDIHDANVKLERLIAFNSHRKTTEQTLTHQALLQVNSEDDVIIAVGQEWHEGVVGIVAARIAQICQKPSIILSENSKGVLKGSGRSFGECDLFGIVNSCREHLDKFGGHQAAIGLTLQKEKLEWFKSQIQKKYRSRDYNQEISDSQIMGELSFSQINFELTALIKRYEPYGFGNPVPKFITNDVEILQIQNMGKEGEHLRFLLKQDNIVLQAVWFKSKAIFKVGQKIQFVYTVNENHFRGKITLQLMIDKII encoded by the coding sequence ATGTATCCTGTTTTAACGCATGAAGCGTTAGAAAAACTCTTAAAATTGCGATTTAAAGAGGGATTTCTCTCTTTGCGCGATCTTCCTTTGCCTGATACATTTAAAGATATGCAAAAGGCAACCCAGCGTATCATTCATGCCATACAAAACAAAGAAAAAATTACAATTATTGGTGATTATGATGTTGATGGTGTAATCTCTACAACATTAATGAGACTTTTTTTTGAAGAAATTAAATATCCTGTAGAGTGGGTCATTCCTAACCGCTTTAAAGACGGGTATGGACTTTCGGTTAATATTGTATCCCAAATCAAGGGAACAGATTTAGCAATAACGGTTGATAACGGTATTTCAGCGGTTTATGCAGCAAAACTTTGCAAAGAAGAAGGGATAGAGCTTATTATTACTGACCATCATCTGCTTGCACCTGAAATTCCTGAAGCGTATGCTATTATCAATCAAAAACAGGAAGAATGCAGTTTTCCTTATGCTGATGTGTGTGGAGCACAGATTGCTTGGTATCTTATTGCCTCTTTAAAAAATACATTAAACATAAAAATTAATATGATTTCTTACATGGAATTGGTATCTATTGCAATTATTGCAGATATGATGCCTTTGCAACATATCAATAGAGTAATGGTTCAAGTAGGTATTAAATCACTTTGTGTAAGTACTAAACCGGCCATCAGGGCTTTTTTAGAACATTATCAAAAAAAGGTATTAACCAGTGAAGATATTGCCTTTTTTTTAGCGCCTTTGCTCAATAGTGCCGGAAGGATGGAGGATGCTTCTTATGCTGTAGATTTTTTGAGTTCTACTGACATTCATGATGCAAACGTAAAACTTGAAAGGCTTATTGCATTTAATTCTCATCGGAAAACAACGGAACAAACATTGACACATCAAGCTTTACTGCAAGTAAATAGTGAGGATGATGTAATTATTGCAGTGGGTCAAGAATGGCATGAGGGGGTTGTGGGTATAGTTGCCGCCAGAATAGCACAAATATGCCAAAAACCTTCCATTATATTAAGTGAAAATTCCAAAGGAGTACTTAAAGGAAGCGGAAGGAGTTTTGGTGAATGTGATTTATTTGGCATTGTAAACAGTTGCAGGGAACATCTTGATAAATTTGGAGGACATCAGGCCGCTATAGGGCTCACTTTGCAAAAAGAAAAACTAGAATGGTTTAAATCCCAAATACAAAAAAAATATAGATCAAGGGATTATAATCAAGAAATATCTGATTCTCAAATTATGGGAGAACTTTCATTTTCTCAAATAAATTTTGAGCTTACAGCATTAATAAAAAGATATGAACCTTATGGTTTTGGTAATCCTGTACCTAAATTTATAACAAATGATGTAGAAATTCTTCAAATACAGAATATGGGCAAGGAAGGTGAACATTTACGTTTTTTATTGAAACAAGACAATATAGTGTTGCAAGCCGTTTGGTTTAAAAGCAAAGCAATTTTTAAAGTAGGCCAAAAAATACAGTTCGTCTATACAGTTAATGAGAATCACTTTAGAGGTAAAATTACATTGCAGCTTATGATTGATAAAATTATATAA
- a CDS encoding CTP synthetase, with product MSEKRTKYIFVTGGVLSSLGKGITAASIGTLLKHTGLRVGVLKLDPYINVDPGTMSPLEHGEVFVTKDGAETDLDLGHYERFLDTSLTRNNNFTTGQIYKTVIQNERKGKYLGKTIQVVPHIVNEIKERIEKAGNGKDILIVELGGTTGDIEGLPFLETIRQMKHELGKSQVMNVHVTLLPYIKVAGELKTKPTQHSVQELRRIGIAPHMLVLRAEQPVPNELKRKIAFSCDVDEDSVIDAIDEATIYQVPLSFLAQDILTPICKQLELENCQPKMEEWSSLVNKIIMPSDEVKIAFVGKYLDLKESYKSLTEALIHAGAHLDHRVNIKWVDSEKIEEEGAQKFLQDCEGILVAGGFGERGVEGKIKAIQYAREKKIPFLGICLGMQLSLIEFGRNVLGLKDANSVEFNPNTKNPMVYLIDEFIDANGAKQVRTTKSPMGGTLRLGEYECQTKEGSKLREAYSSNVIYERHRHRYEANPKYREALETHGMEITGESDGLIEAVEVKDHPWFLGVQFHPEFTSRLQNPNPSILAFVNAAIKQSK from the coding sequence ATGAGTGAAAAAAGAACAAAATATATTTTTGTTACAGGCGGCGTATTGAGTTCTTTAGGTAAAGGAATTACAGCGGCAAGTATTGGTACTTTACTAAAACATACGGGATTAAGAGTGGGTGTTTTGAAGCTTGATCCTTATATCAATGTCGATCCTGGAACCATGTCACCGCTTGAACACGGAGAAGTCTTTGTAACCAAAGACGGTGCAGAAACAGATTTGGATCTTGGGCACTACGAACGATTTTTAGATACTTCTTTAACACGAAATAACAATTTTACAACAGGCCAAATCTATAAAACAGTTATTCAGAATGAAAGAAAAGGCAAATATCTCGGAAAAACGATCCAAGTGGTACCTCATATTGTGAATGAGATTAAAGAGCGTATTGAAAAAGCAGGAAACGGCAAAGATATTCTTATTGTTGAACTTGGCGGAACAACCGGTGATATAGAAGGGTTACCGTTTCTAGAAACCATTCGGCAAATGAAACATGAATTAGGTAAATCGCAAGTCATGAACGTGCATGTGACACTTTTGCCCTATATTAAAGTTGCAGGTGAACTAAAAACTAAACCTACACAGCATTCTGTTCAGGAACTCAGACGTATAGGTATCGCACCGCATATGCTAGTACTTAGAGCAGAACAACCTGTACCTAACGAACTTAAAAGAAAAATTGCTTTTAGTTGTGATGTAGATGAAGACTCTGTCATTGATGCGATTGATGAAGCTACTATTTATCAAGTACCTTTAAGTTTTTTAGCACAGGATATTTTGACACCGATTTGCAAACAGTTAGAGTTGGAAAATTGTCAACCTAAAATGGAAGAATGGAGTTCTCTGGTCAATAAGATCATTATGCCGAGCGATGAAGTTAAGATAGCATTTGTTGGCAAATATCTGGATCTTAAAGAGTCTTATAAATCCTTAACAGAAGCATTGATTCATGCAGGGGCGCATCTTGATCATAGAGTCAATATCAAATGGGTGGACAGCGAAAAAATAGAAGAAGAGGGCGCACAAAAATTCTTGCAAGATTGTGAGGGTATATTGGTCGCGGGTGGATTTGGCGAGCGAGGTGTTGAAGGTAAAATTAAAGCCATTCAGTATGCCAGGGAGAAAAAGATACCTTTTTTAGGTATTTGTCTTGGCATGCAGCTTTCTTTAATTGAGTTTGGGCGAAATGTACTAGGATTAAAAGATGCAAACTCTGTAGAATTTAATCCAAATACAAAAAATCCGATGGTTTATCTTATTGATGAATTTATCGATGCAAACGGTGCAAAACAGGTAAGAACAACAAAATCTCCAATGGGCGGTACATTAAGGCTTGGAGAGTATGAATGTCAAACCAAAGAGGGATCTAAATTGAGAGAAGCTTACAGTTCCAATGTGATTTATGAAAGACATAGACATCGTTACGAAGCAAATCCTAAATATAGAGAAGCTTTGGAAACTCACGGAATGGAAATTACAGGTGAATCAGATGGATTGATTGAGGCAGTTGAAGTTAAAGATCATCCATGGTTCTTGGGAGTTCAGTTTCATCCTGAATTTACTTCAAGATTGCAAAATCCAAACCCGTCTATTTTGGCATTTGTCAATGCGGCGATAAAGCAATCAAAATAG
- a CDS encoding DNA polymerase III subunit beta: MKIRVQKQIIESILINLQPFLEKKDASQITSHILFTSENGKCIIKATDSEIGLKITTDHITVENEGSCTAHGKKLLDIIRILKEDEIILELLDNVLIIKQKHSKFKLPTFDPTAYPSFPSIENKPQISLDSLSLIQNLKKISPAIDTNNPKFELNGALINIKNNATDLVGTDTRRLAIATIPSSNTQELSLIVPKKAILEIQKLFLDQIDIFFDETNLIITNENYFFFTRLINGKFPDYQRIIPSSIKHSICLPKKEMTDAIKMITTISQEIKMTLLSDVIIFNSLSADNVEAKTEIEIQTGLSEKFEISFNSKYILDFISQIDKNEFLMELNEPNLPFVVKNDHFITIIMPIVA; the protein is encoded by the coding sequence ATGAAGATAAGAGTGCAAAAGCAAATTATAGAATCAATACTTATCAATCTACAACCTTTTTTAGAAAAGAAGGATGCAAGCCAAATTACATCTCATATATTATTTACATCCGAAAATGGTAAGTGCATTATAAAAGCGACAGATTCTGAAATTGGTTTAAAAATAACCACCGATCATATTACTGTAGAAAATGAAGGATCCTGTACTGCCCATGGTAAAAAATTGCTTGACATCATACGTATCCTCAAAGAAGATGAAATTATTTTAGAATTATTGGATAATGTTCTTATTATTAAACAAAAACATTCTAAATTTAAATTGCCGACTTTTGACCCGACTGCTTACCCTTCTTTTCCAAGTATTGAAAATAAACCTCAAATTTCTTTAGATTCTCTAAGTCTTATTCAAAATCTCAAAAAAATATCTCCTGCCATTGACACAAATAATCCAAAATTTGAATTAAACGGTGCACTTATTAATATAAAAAATAATGCAACAGACTTAGTAGGAACGGATACTAGAAGATTGGCTATTGCAACCATACCAAGTTCTAATACACAAGAACTTTCATTGATTGTTCCTAAGAAAGCTATTTTAGAAATACAAAAGCTTTTTCTTGACCAAATTGATATCTTTTTTGATGAAACCAATTTAATCATCACCAATGAAAATTATTTTTTCTTCACAAGACTGATTAATGGTAAATTTCCGGATTATCAAAGGATTATTCCCTCGAGTATAAAACATTCAATCTGTTTACCTAAAAAAGAGATGACTGATGCCATCAAAATGATCACAACAATTTCGCAAGAGATTAAAATGACACTTCTTTCGGATGTTATTATTTTTAATTCTTTAAGTGCAGATAACGTTGAAGCAAAAACTGAAATAGAGATCCAAACAGGCTTGTCTGAAAAATTTGAAATCAGTTTCAATAGTAAATATATCTTAGATTTTATTTCTCAAATTGATAAAAACGAGTTTTTGATGGAACTTAATGAACCTAATTTGCCGTTTGTGGTGAAAAATGATCATTTTATAACAATCATTATGCCGATTGTTGCATAA
- a CDS encoding chromosomal replication initiator protein DnaA — protein MNIGQKVVYELKKEISEIEYERYIKNLVYDTKHSRSNIVCFSAPNMLVAKWVKTKYAEKLAHLFELQNEIKPQIKITVGKQINTIAAPITKQSGEKHTSKSTYLNPSLTFESFIVGDSNQFAYTTAKSVAEKPGKQYNPLFIYGGVGLGKTHLLQAIGNYQINLGKKVIYTTLEQFMNSFTSHLRSQTMDRFRDKYRECDLLLIDDIQFLSRKEQTQEEFFHTFNELYNANKQIVITSDRQPNKIAGLVDRLKSRFEWGLMADIQPPGLETKIAIIQKKCELDGIRLNNEIINFIATNMGDNIREIEGTIIKLNALSSMLNQEITLDFAQNAIKDQLKEKKENVTIDDIIKIVSRELNIKPSDIKSKKRTKNVVDARRTAIYLARNLTPNSMPQIALYFGMKDHTAISHAMKKINEIIDNDENFKVLLEELSNKIHTDTQKSEI, from the coding sequence ATGAATATAGGTCAAAAAGTTGTCTATGAACTAAAAAAAGAGATTAGTGAAATAGAATACGAGCGGTATATTAAAAATCTTGTTTATGATACCAAACACTCTCGAAGCAATATTGTTTGTTTTTCTGCCCCAAATATGCTTGTAGCAAAATGGGTTAAAACAAAATATGCAGAAAAACTGGCACACCTTTTTGAACTTCAAAATGAGATAAAACCACAAATCAAGATCACCGTCGGCAAACAAATAAACACCATAGCAGCGCCAATAACTAAACAAAGTGGTGAAAAACATACCTCTAAAAGTACCTATCTTAATCCATCACTTACTTTTGAAAGTTTCATTGTTGGTGATTCTAACCAATTTGCCTATACTACGGCAAAATCAGTTGCAGAAAAACCGGGAAAACAATATAATCCGCTTTTTATCTATGGAGGAGTCGGATTAGGAAAAACACATTTGCTTCAAGCTATCGGCAACTATCAAATTAATCTAGGTAAAAAAGTTATTTATACGACGCTTGAACAATTCATGAATTCTTTTACTTCTCATTTGCGCTCCCAAACTATGGATAGATTTAGAGATAAATATAGAGAATGTGACCTTTTACTTATCGATGATATTCAATTTTTAAGCCGCAAAGAACAAACACAAGAAGAGTTTTTTCATACTTTCAATGAACTCTATAATGCCAATAAGCAAATCGTCATCACTTCTGATAGACAACCCAATAAAATCGCAGGTTTAGTAGATAGACTAAAAAGTCGTTTTGAGTGGGGGTTAATGGCGGATATTCAGCCCCCTGGACTTGAAACAAAAATTGCGATCATACAGAAAAAATGTGAGCTGGACGGTATCAGACTTAACAATGAAATTATTAACTTTATCGCAACCAACATGGGTGATAATATCCGCGAAATAGAAGGTACCATCATAAAACTTAATGCATTAAGCTCTATGCTAAACCAAGAAATTACTTTAGATTTTGCACAAAATGCAATCAAAGATCAACTAAAAGAAAAAAAAGAAAATGTTACCATTGATGATATTATTAAAATTGTATCAAGAGAGCTCAATATTAAACCATCGGATATAAAATCCAAAAAAAGAACAAAGAATGTTGTTGATGCCAGACGTACTGCTATTTATCTAGCAAGAAATCTTACCCCAAACTCTATGCCTCAAATTGCTTTATATTTTGGTATGAAAGACCATACTGCCATCTCACACGCCATGAAAAAAATAAATGAAATTATAGACAATGACGAAAATTTTAAAGTACTTTTAGAAGAGCTCTCAAATAAAATACATACAGATACACAAAAATCAGAAATTTAA
- a CDS encoding crossover junction endodeoxyribonuclease RuvC: MNILGIDPGSRNLGYCILYWDGKTYSLIEAGLLKIKTKLLQEQIIELMEGLDVILRAHKIDEVAIEDIFFAFNPKTVLKLAQFRGALSLRILQEVGYFYEYTPLQVKKAVTGNGKATKEQVAFMVKRLLRINKEIKPLDITDAMAIALTHLQRVKMRKKELV, from the coding sequence ATGAATATTTTAGGAATAGACCCCGGAAGCCGTAATTTAGGCTATTGTATACTTTATTGGGACGGAAAAACTTATTCACTGATTGAGGCAGGTTTACTTAAAATAAAAACTAAACTACTTCAAGAGCAAATTATAGAGCTTATGGAAGGTTTAGATGTAATTTTAAGGGCACATAAGATAGATGAAGTTGCTATCGAAGATATCTTTTTTGCCTTTAATCCTAAGACGGTTTTAAAATTAGCACAGTTTAGAGGAGCGCTTTCTTTAAGGATACTTCAGGAAGTGGGATATTTTTATGAATATACCCCATTGCAAGTAAAAAAAGCGGTTACAGGAAATGGTAAAGCCACTAAAGAGCAGGTTGCATTTATGGTTAAAAGACTCTTGAGAATAAATAAAGAAATAAAACCATTGGATATTACTGATGCGATGGCCATCGCATTAACTCATCTTCAACGGGTGAAGATGAGAAAAAAAGAGTTAGTTTGA
- a CDS encoding murein L,D-transpeptidase, whose protein sequence is MSISIYLKNVCIKKNNQNTYYNSRIIYEERNVRIVQIIAVWFFLQVCLNAQTLSIETISTNIQKSLQTRLKGQNKTIVQNLYESANYKPFWINPEDQYKMSQLIRALKDPMFNYKNKSFDQYAIGQLLYKLDNNQISTGKKAAVYARLDLMLTNSFVRLVRFIVQGDIDWNLVQKKLYSLKKSEDTVAHWEMAPKGFPSQNQLFSAIVGDQIYQYLNSLIPMEKRYKTLIKLLKKYQAMDTFPKVEYSNTDLKLGDKSPRVEQVKKRLQISGDYPKSASIDKIFDRTLERAVITFQKRYNLAVNRKVDKVMTYYLNLPVTEKIQSIITNLDKTKLYPRHFEEEYIEANIPDFKLRYYQNNRMLMRMGLVVGRIDRPTPLFEDQIKFMVLNPTWTVPDNLIKKDLIHVLRENPAYLKENNIHVFAGNKEIDITPQQLAPYEKSSRPVPYRFVQYPGDTNALGRVKFMFPNKYDVYLHDTDNKSLFQRRYKVYSSGCMRAEKPFDLTKKLLQHAQRHYTESQINTIFATNQPTTIILSKPIPVHMIYFTVYEEDGLAYFKNDVYMYDKIIEESAEGNRKATFKAPKQRLISVKKNAKTVSN, encoded by the coding sequence ATGAGCATCAGTATTTATTTGAAGAATGTATGTATAAAGAAAAATAACCAAAATACATATTATAATTCGCGTATTATTTATGAGGAGAGAAATGTGCGTATAGTACAAATCATAGCGGTATGGTTTTTTTTACAAGTTTGCTTGAATGCCCAAACGCTTTCAATTGAAACTATTTCAACCAATATCCAAAAAAGTTTACAGACACGCTTAAAAGGCCAAAATAAAACCATTGTGCAAAACCTTTATGAAAGTGCAAATTATAAACCTTTTTGGATAAATCCTGAAGATCAATATAAGATGAGTCAACTTATTCGAGCGCTAAAAGATCCGATGTTTAATTATAAAAATAAATCCTTTGATCAATATGCCATAGGACAACTTCTCTACAAGCTGGATAACAATCAAATAAGTACAGGTAAAAAAGCAGCAGTATACGCCAGGTTGGATCTTATGCTAACTAACTCTTTTGTACGTTTGGTTCGTTTTATTGTGCAGGGAGACATAGACTGGAACCTGGTACAAAAAAAACTATACAGCTTGAAAAAAAGTGAAGATACTGTAGCCCATTGGGAAATGGCCCCTAAAGGATTTCCTAGCCAAAATCAACTCTTTTCAGCTATAGTAGGCGATCAAATCTATCAATACCTTAATTCACTTATTCCTATGGAAAAACGGTATAAAACACTTATAAAGCTACTGAAAAAATACCAAGCGATGGATACATTTCCGAAGGTTGAATACAGCAACACCGATTTAAAATTGGGCGACAAATCTCCACGCGTCGAACAGGTAAAAAAACGTCTTCAAATTTCTGGCGATTATCCCAAATCGGCGTCCATAGATAAAATATTTGACAGAACACTTGAGCGTGCTGTAATTACCTTTCAAAAAAGATATAATTTGGCAGTAAATAGAAAAGTTGATAAAGTAATGACCTATTATCTCAACTTGCCTGTAACAGAAAAAATTCAAAGCATTATTACTAATCTTGATAAAACAAAACTCTATCCTAGACATTTTGAAGAGGAATATATAGAGGCAAATATCCCCGATTTTAAATTAAGATACTATCAAAATAATAGAATGCTGATGAGAATGGGGCTTGTAGTGGGAAGAATAGACAGACCTACTCCGCTCTTTGAAGATCAAATTAAATTTATGGTTCTCAATCCCACATGGACTGTTCCGGATAATCTTATCAAAAAAGATCTTATTCATGTATTAAGAGAAAATCCTGCTTATCTTAAAGAAAATAATATTCATGTATTTGCAGGCAACAAAGAGATAGATATTACACCCCAGCAGCTGGCTCCTTATGAAAAAAGCAGTCGACCTGTACCCTATCGTTTTGTACAATATCCAGGAGATACTAATGCGCTTGGCCGCGTAAAATTTATGTTTCCTAATAAATATGATGTCTATTTACATGATACAGACAATAAATCACTATTCCAAAGACGCTATAAAGTATACAGTTCAGGGTGTATGAGAGCTGAAAAACCTTTTGATTTAACAAAAAAATTACTTCAACATGCCCAAAGACACTATACAGAAAGTCAAATTAACACAATATTTGCAACAAATCAACCCACAACGATTATCCTGTCCAAGCCTATACCTGTACACATGATATATTTTACAGTATATGAAGAAGATGGATTGGCTTATTTTAAAAATGATGTCTACATGTATGATAAAATCATCGAAGAGTCTGCTGAAGGAAACAGAAAAGCTACTTTTAAAGCGCCTAAACAAAGACTTATTTCTGTCAAGAAAAACGCCAAAACGGTTTCAAACTAA
- a CDS encoding thymidylate synthase (FAD) produces the protein MQITLLHHTPLNICAHAIRTCWQSFDNSDEGGEKDKALIDRVGNKFKHASTLEHLVYTFYIEGISRALLQELARHRMASLSVKSTRYTLKELKECEPFGEQEYGKASKFIVLTGNKEVDAASIKALKNLQVILKSGTSNDIAKYCLPESYKTELTWTANARSLQNFLTLRSNKSALWEIRELALAIYEKLPNEHQYLFEECMYKEK, from the coding sequence ATGCAAATCACTCTATTGCACCACACGCCGCTTAATATATGTGCTCATGCCATAAGGACTTGTTGGCAAAGTTTTGATAACAGTGATGAGGGCGGGGAAAAAGACAAGGCTTTGATAGACAGAGTAGGAAATAAATTCAAACACGCTTCTACCTTGGAGCATCTTGTTTATACGTTCTATATTGAGGGAATAAGCAGGGCATTATTGCAGGAGTTAGCACGTCACAGAATGGCAAGCTTGAGTGTCAAATCGACGAGATACACCCTAAAAGAGCTTAAAGAGTGCGAACCGTTTGGGGAACAGGAATATGGGAAGGCTTCTAAATTTATCGTGCTTACAGGCAATAAGGAGGTAGATGCTGCAAGTATTAAAGCACTAAAAAACTTGCAAGTTATTCTCAAAAGCGGTACAAGCAATGATATTGCCAAATACTGTTTGCCTGAAAGTTATAAAACCGAACTCACTTGGACGGCCAATGCCAGAAGCCTACAAAACTTTTTAACACTTAGAAGCAATAAATCTGCTTTATGGGAAATAAGAGAGCTTGCGCTTGCGATTTATGAAAAATTGCCAAATGAGCATCAGTATTTATTTGAAGAATGTATGTATAAAGAAAAATAA